In Vanessa atalanta chromosome 9, ilVanAtal1.2, whole genome shotgun sequence, the genomic window ACCCAAAATGCGACTTAGAGCTGACTCCCAAGAACAAGAGTCACAGGAAAAGATAAAAGAATTGAGAAAGTTAGCATTTGAAAATGACAATAATACTAATATGGAAGTAACAACAAGGCGTCAAACAGGTAGTTTATCAAAGGACTATAAAAAGCTTGGCTTTAAATGTGAAATTGATccaattaaagattttaatgaGACACCACCTGGTGTACTTGCATTAGATTGCATGTTGTACTTTGCAAGAAATTATAGAGAGGATTATACAAAAATTGTACTGAGAAATAGTTGTAGAGCAGATGAACAAGAATGCCCTTTTGGTAAAACTAGTGTTGAATTGGTTAAACTTTTGTgtgatatattacatattggAGAGTCACCGAGTGAACAGGGACAAACTTATCATCCTCTTTTTTTCACACATGACCATCCATTTGAAGAACTGTTCCGCATTTGCATAGTCCTACTTAACAAAACTTGGAAAGAAATGAGAGCTACAACAGAAGattttgttaaagttttaaGTGTTGTGAGAGAACAGATTAGCAGAGCCTTGGCAGCATCTCCTAAAGGTTTTGATAAATTTCGACAGAAGATTAAAGAGTTAACATACAGTGAAATAACACATCTGTGGCAGCAGGAACGTACCAATCGAGAAGTATGGGAATCCCATGCTAGACCAATTGTTGAACTTAAGGAGAAAATAACACCTGAGATTATAGACTTGATTCAACAGCAACGATTAGGTGTACTGGTAGGAGGGACCAGATTTAAGAAATACATGAAGATTAACCGAAAGGATAAGTTTTGGTTTGTTCGTTTGTCcccaaatcataaaatattacactatGGAGAATGTGACGAAAAAAGTACACCAAGTCTGGAGGAATTAGGCACTAAATTAGCTGTAGCTGATATTAAATGTGTTGTGGTTGGTAAAGAATGCCCCCACATGAAAGATTTGAAAGGAAAAATTAGTAGTCCGCACTTAGCATTCTCTCTTATTCTTAAGGCAGCTGAAGTCCCATCATTAGATTTTGTAGCACCAGATGAACAAATTTTCGACTATTGGACTGATGGTATAAATGCCTTGCTAAAAGAGAAGATGACTAGCAAATCTTTTGAGAATGATTTGGAGACTCTATTGTCTATGGATATAAAAGTCAGACTGCTAGACGCTGAAGGTATTGACATACCCCAAGACCCACCTCAGATTCCACCCGAACCAGAAgactatgatttttattatgaaaacaattaaaattgttaaaaatgaatgtacataatatcaagtattttatagtatttttaagtatatagtgATTTTACTtagtgttaattattttcattcctatattatttagtttcttatatttttatcaatcaaataatagtgtttataatccataatatattaaacttattgtaTGATTTTCGCTATTAGTATACaaacttttagaaaaataaaactattgaaattaCATAATGAAATGGATGTTTTCATCCAAATTCCAGTatgatgtatattatgtaagtcATATATCTGCTCTttattaccattttttatttgtacaccaAAGattgtctaataaaataatataaccgtatattttatttaaaataaataaatattttaaatactaataatggATTTCATTTTGCTTACtcaaatttttctttaaatctgaACTTGATTTGTATATTAgatcttgtaatttattttgattgcacataaaatgtaaattgcaATGTGTGTTACAATTTCTGGAGCCTTTTGTTATCCTTGTGCACATgacaatcaaattattattattttccattgATGACAtactgatataaattaataaataaatgattatatattagatctgaaatgtaattgttgtataGTCATTGGTTTATGGCGTTACAATGGGCATTATTTCTGTGAGCATTATGGCTTttgaaattgataattattaatgttattcattgacgtaatgaaaaataatgaatttgacATGAAGTTTGGACGTTTATTTGGATACCCAAATCCGAAGTTGCGAAGAACAGCGGAAAATATTCGTAGGTACTGAGGTTGCTGTATAGGAAAACTAATCTACTACTCatcattcgatttttgaaaaatctttttaCCGAACGATACCGATAAATCAGAACAAAATCGTAACGAGTCGAGaccgtttgaaaaaaaaaaacagattgtATAATTTCTCTAGTTACTTTTGTGTTAGTTAAGCATGTATTCAGTACTTCAAAAACCGACTTGTCTTttgtaaattagaaaaatataatagcaaGGGAACTAACTTATGTAatgtttctaaatattttttactaataaaatccAATTCACATAACTAAGCGtacgaaacaatatttttattaaataaaaaacacataaatcacagtgacattttataaacaatactatttatttactgCATCTTGGAAACTTCAAATTTCGTATTAATAATTTCCTCATCTGAATCTAGTAAAGGAAGTGTGCTGGTAGGTATGTTTTCTTCTACCCAGCGAAGGTCTGAGTCCAAAGACGTGGTATTGGGTTCGGGGTCACGAGGCGAGTCGGGCGTCTCATTTATATTTGTCGCTCGCATTTTGACTCCGTACGCGTCATTCACAAACTGTTCTTCTTCTTCTgttgaataaaatgtttcatatattaatattacaaaaagtttcattaataaGTAATGTGTTTTAAACTAAGAATTAACTACCGTCATCATCCTCGGCATTGTCTAACAACGGCGTGAAGGCGTATCTCTGGTTGTTGTTAGTGGGTCGCCATAACACCATAATAACTGTCAGGACACCGGCGAATAAAATGTGCCAGTATGCTTCATCCATCCACACTTCTTTCCATTCCtgaaaaattatcatattaatcaaaatttcttaaagttaaaatagagaagatatttttttatattctctatattaactaatatagttctaaattcaaataatctaTTCTATCATAATACATATGTGAAAGTCTGTCTGATTGAATGTTTGTTCTACAAACACGTTCGAACAGAACGGTTTCGGATGAAATTTACCTGATATTAAGTCCCAGGATAATAAGATCAGGTTACatccttattattaaatttgatttaataaaaagtacattaatGCTAACATAAAGGAAcgaataataatgattacataaatgaaataaaagtaatattacttTGTAGCCTTTCTTTATGGCGGATATCAACTTTCAggcatattttatattcatttgtatataattatttattttattaatatttttcgaaagtaaaataatactttcattAGTATTCTTGTAGCAAATCATTCGCTAGTTGAAGTACTTATACAGTAAACTATGAACTATACTGTGAAAGGATCCCCtactaatgaatattaattaagattttatgtatgttGTATGTCATCCAAGTAAGTACTGTATCTAGAGTTAGTGTCTAATATTTTCAGTctatactattaatttttaaggaCATACTATCAGCGGTTAAAAATGGCTTATATTAATGTTGAACACTTTTCTTTTCATCTGTTTCTAGAACATCATTAGATGTCAAGAATAAATCAGGctgatgaaatattaatattaagtacggTCATTACTTCATTCTCTACGATCTCGCAATCTGTAATTGAAGAATTCTTGGGAAAAGTTGCATGTAAGCAAATGACATCGGACTTGAGAAGATTTAAGAGAGGCGGTATAAACGTGTAGTGTTTCAAAATTAATCCAATAAGAAGTGCATACGGGAGCCGTAAAACGGTTTTATTGTAAACGTTAAAAAAcggtatgtttttaaatattaatttgcagTAATATATATGACTGTGTTATACttactaaaatacaaaatattattcggTACGACTTGAGAGAGTAGAGCATAAATATGACTGAGGCGATGACGGCGAATATTAAAGTGTTCGTGAAGTGTCTGTACAAAGAGAGCTTGATTGTGTTCctgaaaaaagttttattcgacatgtttaaataaaaataaatgttatcaacgaatacaaaaacatttctatttttttttctagcaCTTAGTACATTTATGATAAAGCAAGCCAAGTCCATAGGCAGTGGTAGGCACTTTAAATCAGATGAGTCTCCTGCGCGTTTGCCtacaattatatgaaaaaaaaaattggggtatggattaattatgtaatttaaaatcaatcttttatacatatttaattccgTTTATTTATACTTCCTACTAGCTcattctttttatgttttaaaaatagaatacttaTAAAGTTTAGAACTTTAAGGCGTGGATATACATGGCAAGATGGTTTTATTTGATTctttcctaaaaaaaattaaaatagtaaaaaagaaTGCAAAGAACCCTCTGAATATCTACcaagatttattttactttgtaatattaagtaACACAATATTATAGGAAGGGCTCATTATTCagattatctttttaaatatttttttactttttctatgGTAATCAATATGTGCAAATGGGGTTACAAACCTAACCCAGATTTATTACAAGAGCGTTACTCGATTAAAAAATCGAACGAGTGCTTGTACTGCACGGTCctgtaaaacattaatattttattacagggCACAACACAACAATGCGAAATTTAAATGTTGTGAGTAACAAGCTTGGCGTACTTGTGGGTATCGCCCAATCGAGTAACGACCTATATCCACCTCTtaacactattattatatatcataagtaATAAAGTTACACCTTCGTATTACTCGTAAGGCCTCCCTAAGAGGAAAATAATTCATAGCTTTATTCCATCTCTAATGCAGTTTGAGGTTGTTCGTAAATATTATGACTTCACACAGAAATATGTACTCACAATGTATTACTTCAATACTGTTTATGAGCTACTATCATATCTCCATATGGATACAAATGCCAACAGGTACCATCCAATTCTACACACATTATGaccgtttttttaattattgtttacagtgccgataaaaaatagttaatatatataattataaattgacaaaTGATTCATGTCATCATTTCCAAAGAGATAGTCCTGGCGTATTGgaagtatttatgtattaggTCAGTATAGTTTCCAAACATGGATGACTTTGTAAAATACGGAGTGCACTAACCTTCTAAGCTGCAGCGTGCGCATGGTGTGCGCAAGCGACACGAAGACCCACCAGCAGATGGCACTGTCTACCAGCGACAGCGGTGCCTCCGACAGCAGCAGATCGCGGTTAGAGTCCTCGGCCTTGTGGTGCAGCCGCAGCCAAGCCTCGATGCCGGCCAGCACCCCCCACAGTGCGCCCGCTCCCACCACACGCTGCAGCGCCGGGCCCAGCCGTGGCCTGCGACACACACTCTGTACGACTGAACGCGTGGGGGATCGGGTTACATCCGAAAATTTCACCCGCCAGTTGATGACAGAAACAATAAACAGAACATGAAATTGCAGcggaaatatagaaaaaaagctGATACTTACTTGACTATCCCGAAACCCAATGATACAATGATGACTAACATTCTCGCAAGCGCCCTTTTCGCTACGGACATCCACTCGGCGAACATGTATGCTTCAGCATTAAagtacctataaatatttaatacaaaataacaattatataaaagtaaattccGAATCGTCGTGGTCACTTGCTCACTACATGAAAGCTAAGGGGAGAAAGAACACACCCTGTCCTGTTGATGGAGGAATAGACCCCATAGTATGTGGCACTCTCGACCATGCCAAGTAGTGCCACGCCTCCGATCCAGTACTGAATGCGCAGCAAGTCTCGCCACTGCAGCGCGCATACTGCCAGCCAGCATGCACAAAGCACCGTGTACACTCCACACATCACGCCGAAGAACTATAGATATCACGAGAGGTAGGTAAGAATTATTATCATTGACTATTGCAATAagccatataaaaattaaaatcaaatcttaTATTAACACAACTTCCATTTCTTgtagtattcaatatttatatattagtaaatatatcaacaaataaaacCCAAATTTGAtaaatctgtataaaaaaatgttaaaatgtcatttttcaCTTACTGGCAAAAGAGGCCAAATAGCTGCCGACATATATCCCGATGGAGACCCCATTTCAATGTGCATTGACACTTGGAACTTTTTATTACTACGAACTGACATCCATAGTGCATAAATCCCTTCCCATTCAACTGTGTGGAAGGGTGCTCTCTGGAAATCATAAAATCTCCATTAATCCTTTTTATTTTCCCTAAATagaatttataatcaaattagcTATTCATTATAAGTAAGCCTATGTACTTTAAGATATAAGGAACTTTAGCAAAGTATTTACACATTTTTTCAACAGTTGTCTAAACACAACAATTTGTTAAGCTACATATACCAGTTAAGTTAagcaaatatttgttatactttAGTTATTTGCAGTATATTTGTTATACTTTAGTTATACCAGTTTAagcaaatatttgttatactttAGTTATTTGCAGTAACATTTGCGAATAGAGACTGTTTGGTCAAATTAAAACCAACAACCATAGTAActtcattgaaatataaaaaactaacaataagAAGAGCTGGCAAATAATAAAAGAGATTTTGGGTATCATTCCTCTCCCACTTTactaatgatgataatgatataaaaaaataacaatatactcACAGGTTGTATAACATTCACATCATTCTTATCATTAGACTTTTTAGTATTGTGtagataaataacattttggcCATTACATAGAATTGTGGGtaataattttgtgttattattttcatctatTGGTTTTTCTTCATAATTTGTGCAGTCAACTATCctctgaaattaaataaattataattgacaatttaatttttgtttattatattcttcTTTTAGAATGTTCATAGAAAgagtttaatttgataattagcTAATTAGTTgatttcttaaaaatttaacaaagcaggattattttaattgaatatattgaaaaagtgAGATTTATACTCATTTGctactttaaattgttttatgtcTTAACTTAAAACTATGAAAGAAAATGCCTGAAAAACCTTTTCAAAATAATGGAAGTAATCTGGTGAGCAATTAGTTTTCATCCATGAGTACATAATTGTGATATTTGTTGGTTCCTTTACATCACAATgcactgaaaaaatattaagaattatgtTTATGATACATGTGGCATTACCAGGAGAACAATTCCTCATTCTGTCAAATAAGAtagtttgatataattttcaaaaacacatttattaCAGTCTGTTAgactaagataaatatataaatatcttatgtcatcttatctctttttttaataaaatgagtaattattacaaagttGAACTTGAATAAGATTTCAGTTGTTTATACTCATATGGGttttaaaatgtgaaaatttaaattgaattgatatttgcttttaaatttagGATTAAGATTGATGTTtatctctaaaataataaaataagttcttaCATGCGATTATGAGTTGTGAATCTTTGAAAAGTGACTTGGCTAATGTGAAATTGCAACTTTcctgtaaaagaaaaataggttctaataaatataaatcaatggtagtattataatataataataaaatttgtcttgTAAGACCATgatctaatattttatcagtGTAATAGTTGGTCGGCGTATCATACTTGCCATGACAATGAGTCACGTATATATTACCGcaacagtttttatttactgataGCGAAAGtaagttacatattttttacaacataaaagtattttcttacCCCATTTAGAGGTAAATCCCACTTTCCTACATCGGAAAATCCAAGCACAATGTTTACAAttggtaatataaataaaactacgttCCGTAACATCTTAACTAGACTATTCAAACGCAATAGCagcaaattatttaacaatttgtgTATTTGTCCAaaacattattcttatttattacctacgcgcaaaagtatttttaaaaagcttttTTATACAAGAGGGCATTCTCACATATAACACTATAACTAGTTATACGTCAAAGTCAAGTGCAGTCAGCAGTCTCAAAAACGTAGTACGTCAAACTCAAAATGCGACATCCACAGATAAAGGTATAATAGTCATAACTCAGATAGCATTTAGCGCAACCATAGattgtaaacaaaaaagaaggaatagttaaaaaaattacccatattaattattaattagtttactattaataattaatccaaAATCAGAGTCTGAATATGACGTAAAccttatgtattataataaatatttcaacagtCTGTGATATGGGCTGTCTAACGGAATATCTTTATCTTTTCCAAGAGgaaataatgtaaacaaaaactaaGCAAATTGACAAGACAACTTAtaagttgaattattttaattttaaaagcaaaacataaataaagattgtTTATTACAATTTAGATTATTCTTTGTGtcgatttaaatttgtattcaagACTCTAAAGTCTAGTCTAATTTCTCATTTATGTAGACATCACAAAAAGTATCAgagtacttttaattaaatttatttatacagtgCACTTCTTTTGCGTattgtaatttaacaattttttaattataatgtccGTAATAGCAATAGCGGTAGCATCCGAAAGCGGTGTACCTATATTTTCAAGGAAACGCGGCAATAATGATAATGTAAGTCTTTTACTTACAGCAGTGTCAAAGCAAAATTAAGTAACAATTCTcatgtatacatattaaatatcttggaacaataatgatttaatatttaaatagatataatatatttaaaaaaaagtaaacaatcgCCTGTAAACGTCCTACAACTGGGTTAAGATCTCCTCTCCTTTCAagaggttttgagcatattccctATCTTCAATTTGTATCATTTCATTATTCATCATCAATTTGTATCTCGACAAATGCAGGATTCCTCACAATGTTGTGTTTCTCCACCAAGCATAAGaagaattatagacacaaattaagctaatGAGAATTCAGCGTTGCTTGCTTTAGTTTGAACCCACAACCTTTGGGTTCGGCTCACATTCacggtgtatttatttatgtacatgaTGTGCccaattaattgtttattatttttttcctttttaaaaaagattcaaTTTTCAACAATTGCATCTCTTCATGGAATCAACATGTTTACTAAGTGTCATAACTTGTCCCTGATTAACACTCAGGTTGAAAATGGTACAATTCTTTGGAAAGAATTCTGTAAAAGGTaggataaaattgtaataagattataaacatgtacaactttatttttaaccaatttacTTGATTTTCAGTGTCACATTAATTGGAATTGCAACTGGTGGACTTGAGTATGATCTGGAACTGCTGCTGTCATGTATTCATGATGCAATGGTCttttttattggtaaaaaaGATTTAGAGAATTTGAAAAACATTGATCAAATAAAGAGAGATTTAAGACAATGTTATCCAATAATAGATTATCTCTTGGAATCATTGGATCCTAATACAGTGCCTCGGTCAACAATTGTTCTAGATTCCATTCAGAGTATGCTTTGTCCTCAGGCACAACAGTTGCAAGTATGATTTATTTTCTATCAAATTCATAgtagatgaataataaaatttttactttgttttattcgtAATTTACAGCAAGTATTAGATAACTATGCACAAACTGTAACAGGTCGTTGGGCATGTCTAAGTATACATGGACACTTGGTGGCAACGAGTTCAGATTTTTATGAATTGGATGTAAGAGAAGCAAGATTACTTCTGTTGCTTGCAGCTGCTCAAGATGGAGTCCCTTTAAGGGATTCTCTTATTTACTTGCCTCAAATGAGTCCAAATGTaagtttaaaagttaatatttctttaataaaataatgatccaatgataaaattatttggtaCTGTTGGTATGACTTGATAGGAGAGCTTTGTGCTAGCTGACTgataagtattgttgtattcataTACAGGGACAGGGGACATAatcatttttcataatttccTGATCGAAGTGCCATCTGCCAGGTCCA contains:
- the LOC125066547 gene encoding engulfment and cell motility protein 1, whose product is MSVKPIKMPSATKDSTILKIAVEMLNAPDKVPQLIEFDQSQPLSSIIQLLCKAWGLPDPVNYALQFSESNNQNYITEKNRNEIKNGSVLRLEQSPAKTVQDILSKINTGTEAEQTAALTKLSNVSSDLTFALEFINKKGLSLVINNIETGKFKGNCLKYALVTFVELMDHGIISWDILENQFINKVVSFVSNQTNAQDPKIIQSCLSILENIVLNSSGKNSHVEKEITIPSLISHLENQDRIIQQNAIALINAIFSKADLTKKKTIAATLCSKQVRNKIYENLITKNVSKEALGTELAHQLYVLQTLTLGLLEPKMRLRADSQEQESQEKIKELRKLAFENDNNTNMEVTTRRQTGSLSKDYKKLGFKCEIDPIKDFNETPPGVLALDCMLYFARNYREDYTKIVLRNSCRADEQECPFGKTSVELVKLLCDILHIGESPSEQGQTYHPLFFTHDHPFEELFRICIVLLNKTWKEMRATTEDFVKVLSVVREQISRALAASPKGFDKFRQKIKELTYSEITHLWQQERTNREVWESHARPIVELKEKITPEIIDLIQQQRLGVLVGGTRFKKYMKINRKDKFWFVRLSPNHKILHYGECDEKSTPSLEELGTKLAVADIKCVVVGKECPHMKDLKGKISSPHLAFSLILKAAEVPSLDFVAPDEQIFDYWTDGINALLKEKMTSKSFENDLETLLSMDIKVRLLDAEGIDIPQDPPQIPPEPEDYDFYYENN
- the LOC125066555 gene encoding transmembrane protein 87A isoform X2 gives rise to the protein MYSWMKTNCSPDYFHYFEKRIVDCTNYEEKPIDENNNTKLLPTILCNGQNVIYLHNTKKSNDKNDVNVIQPRAPFHTVEWEGIYALWMSVRSNKKFQVSMHIEMGSPSGYMSAAIWPLLPFFGVMCGVYTVLCACWLAVCALQWRDLLRIQYWIGGVALLGMVESATYYGVYSSINRTGYFNAEAYMFAEWMSVAKRALARMLVIIVSLGFGIVKPRLGPALQRVVGAGALWGVLAGIEAWLRLHHKAEDSNRDLLLSEAPLSLVDSAICWWVFVSLAHTMRTLQLRRNTIKLSLYRHFTNTLIFAVIASVIFMLYSLKSYRIIFCILEWKEVWMDEAYWHILFAGVLTVIMVLWRPTNNNQRYAFTPLLDNAEDDDEEEEQFVNDAYGVKMRATNINETPDSPRDPEPNTTSLDSDLRWVEENIPTSTLPLLDSDEEIINTKFEVSKMQ
- the LOC125066555 gene encoding transmembrane protein 87A isoform X1 gives rise to the protein MLRNVVLFILPIVNIVLGFSDVGKWDLPLNGESCNFTLAKSLFKDSQLIIALHCDVKEPTNITIMYSWMKTNCSPDYFHYFEKRIVDCTNYEEKPIDENNNTKLLPTILCNGQNVIYLHNTKKSNDKNDVNVIQPRAPFHTVEWEGIYALWMSVRSNKKFQVSMHIEMGSPSGYMSAAIWPLLPFFGVMCGVYTVLCACWLAVCALQWRDLLRIQYWIGGVALLGMVESATYYGVYSSINRTGYFNAEAYMFAEWMSVAKRALARMLVIIVSLGFGIVKPRLGPALQRVVGAGALWGVLAGIEAWLRLHHKAEDSNRDLLLSEAPLSLVDSAICWWVFVSLAHTMRTLQLRRNTIKLSLYRHFTNTLIFAVIASVIFMLYSLKSYRIIFCILEWKEVWMDEAYWHILFAGVLTVIMVLWRPTNNNQRYAFTPLLDNAEDDDEEEEQFVNDAYGVKMRATNINETPDSPRDPEPNTTSLDSDLRWVEENIPTSTLPLLDSDEEIINTKFEVSKMQ
- the LOC125066562 gene encoding protein fuzzy homolog, giving the protein MSVIAIAVASESGVPIFSRKRGNNDNIQFSTIASLHGINMFTKCHNLSLINTQVENGTILWKEFCKSVTLIGIATGGLEYDLELLLSCIHDAMVFFIGKKDLENLKNIDQIKRDLRQCYPIIDYLLESLDPNTVPRSTIVLDSIQSMLCPQAQQLQQVLDNYAQTVTGRWACLSIHGHLVATSSDFYELDVREARLLLLLAAAQDGVPLRDSLIYLPQMSPNVAFRAVTCKLLADVYVLVICGATPPLSQIDEIVLQCWESYAHIIKEAKLIQPRNFPLSITFDPVFIGIMVVNINKRRCVFSRHLHGSNQKSRGMSGVHRIDILRTFYVTTARDLAPEFKLERDDREVIDGAVSEMYWCSEYHKCHAQRSGNLLCCALYAPTVPNHTMRLLTNQILQDLSTNKDIFW